The following proteins are co-located in the Microvirga ossetica genome:
- a CDS encoding sugar phosphate isomerase/epimerase family protein: MADKVAALGLDGVELPVRPGYQVTPENAAAGLRDATRVLCASGLKITSVASTADEAIVAACGDSGIPLIRIMAPIDLKVGYVRSIENYRRQFDVLLPVLDRYGVTIGVQNHYGNFVGSAVGLLHLIEKYEPRHVCAVLDMAHCAVDGEPTAMAVDILKEKLHRQVNFKSAYHARVNGPEDEAVYKVKWTTHQHGGYSWREFADCLKKVGFSGTLCLPAEYSDPEGKPQRMGDNVIPYLKDDLARLKSLIAGW; encoded by the coding sequence ATGGCCGATAAGGTGGCGGCGCTGGGTTTGGACGGTGTCGAACTTCCCGTGCGTCCCGGCTATCAGGTGACGCCGGAAAATGCCGCTGCCGGTTTGAGAGATGCAACCCGGGTCCTCTGCGCCAGCGGGCTCAAGATCACCAGTGTCGCAAGCACGGCGGACGAGGCTATCGTCGCCGCATGTGGCGACAGCGGCATACCACTCATCCGCATTATGGCGCCCATAGATCTCAAGGTCGGCTATGTCCGGTCGATCGAGAATTACCGTCGCCAGTTCGACGTGTTGCTTCCGGTCCTGGACCGTTACGGGGTGACGATCGGCGTCCAGAACCACTACGGTAACTTTGTCGGCAGTGCCGTCGGGCTTCTCCACCTGATCGAGAAGTACGAGCCGCGCCACGTCTGTGCGGTGCTCGACATGGCCCATTGCGCGGTCGATGGGGAGCCGACCGCGATGGCAGTCGATATCCTCAAGGAGAAGCTCCATCGTCAGGTCAACTTCAAAAGCGCCTATCACGCGCGGGTCAATGGGCCCGAGGATGAGGCGGTGTACAAGGTCAAATGGACCACGCATCAGCACGGGGGCTATTCGTGGCGCGAGTTTGCCGACTGTCTGAAGAAAGTCGGGTTTTCGGGCACATTGTGCCTTCCCGCCGAGTATAGCGACCCCGAAGGCAAGCCCCAGCGGATGGGGGACAATGTCATTCCCTATTTGAAAGACGATCTGGCCCGCCTCAAGTCGCTTATCGCAGGCTGGTGA
- a CDS encoding cupin domain-containing protein encodes MRLALGSMREPHWHANAAESAYVVSGNCRTTVLHPSGEAATDTFGPGDVWCFPRGWGHSIQGLGPGECYFILIFDNGDFSEDHTFSVTNWLSQTPPDIVSQHLGLSSVELAGLPDGEAYFAKGPVPDDRSPDATARPAAQLISTHHYPLLAQQPRRVAGGGTQRVVTVNEFPISSSMASSILEIQAGAMRELHWHPNADEWQYYLEGNAEMAVFLAHGQAVTENFEAGDVGYAPMGTGHYIRNTGQSLLRVLIGFNNGRYEANDLSAWIATNPVDVLATNLGLPRDIAATDTLHGTGQVDAFGELTRRQVLASWQRLDFVSCHLPEKTLRSAHAAVS; translated from the coding sequence ATGCGTCTCGCACTGGGCTCGATGCGGGAACCGCATTGGCATGCCAATGCAGCGGAATCGGCCTATGTGGTCTCAGGCAATTGTCGTACGACGGTGTTGCATCCCAGCGGCGAGGCGGCGACCGACACCTTCGGACCCGGCGACGTCTGGTGTTTCCCGCGTGGCTGGGGGCATTCCATTCAGGGGCTTGGGCCAGGGGAATGCTACTTCATCCTGATCTTCGACAACGGCGACTTTTCTGAGGATCACACCTTCAGCGTAACGAACTGGCTGTCCCAGACCCCGCCGGACATCGTGTCGCAACATCTGGGTCTTTCGTCTGTCGAACTAGCCGGTCTTCCGGATGGGGAGGCGTATTTTGCCAAGGGCCCAGTCCCAGACGATCGTTCGCCGGACGCTACAGCACGCCCGGCCGCGCAACTCATATCGACGCATCACTATCCGCTGCTGGCTCAGCAGCCGCGCCGCGTGGCTGGCGGAGGAACGCAGCGTGTGGTCACCGTAAACGAGTTTCCGATCTCAAGCTCTATGGCTAGCTCGATCCTTGAGATCCAAGCGGGGGCGATGCGTGAGCTTCATTGGCACCCGAATGCTGACGAGTGGCAGTATTATCTCGAAGGCAACGCGGAGATGGCCGTTTTTCTTGCCCACGGGCAGGCCGTCACGGAGAATTTCGAAGCCGGCGACGTTGGATATGCCCCCATGGGAACTGGCCATTATATCCGCAACACAGGGCAGTCTCTCCTGCGGGTCCTGATCGGCTTCAACAATGGACGCTATGAGGCCAATGACCTTTCCGCTTGGATCGCAACGAACCCGGTCGACGTTCTAGCCACCAACCTTGGCTTGCCGCGTGACATTGCCGCCACAGACACACTTCATGGTACCGGGCAAGTCGACGCATTTGGAGAACTGACACGCCGACAAGTGTTAGCTTCCTGGCAGCGGCTCGACTTCGTTAGTTGTCACCTCCCAGAGAAAACGCTTAGGTCAGCTCATGCGGCGGTAAGCTGA
- a CDS encoding 6-phosphogluconolactonase, which produces MGAASAKAIATELRERLGRQSQVRMIFAAAPSQAETLRRLREERRIDWDRVTAFHMDEYIGLPADAPQRFAHWLDAALFDHLPFTAVHRIVPEPDPAAAAKAYASHLADAPIDIVCLGIGVNGHIAFNDPPVADFQDPLDVKLVALDETCRQQQVDDQCFARYDDVPERALTLTIPRLLRADRLFCIVPGSTKLDAIRRTLYGPIAINCPASILRQQAHCTLYLDAESDPDAER; this is translated from the coding sequence ATGGGGGCCGCCAGCGCCAAAGCGATTGCGACAGAACTCCGAGAGCGGCTAGGCCGCCAATCGCAAGTGCGAATGATTTTTGCTGCCGCACCTAGCCAAGCAGAAACCCTTCGTCGCCTTCGGGAGGAGCGGAGAATTGACTGGGACCGAGTAACGGCCTTTCATATGGATGAGTACATCGGTCTTCCGGCTGATGCACCGCAGCGTTTCGCCCATTGGCTCGATGCCGCCCTCTTCGATCATCTCCCCTTCACGGCTGTGCATCGCATTGTTCCCGAACCAGACCCGGCGGCGGCGGCGAAGGCTTATGCGTCTCACCTTGCCGATGCGCCGATCGATATCGTCTGCCTCGGGATCGGCGTGAACGGTCATATCGCTTTCAACGATCCCCCAGTGGCAGATTTCCAGGATCCACTTGACGTCAAGCTTGTCGCTCTTGATGAGACCTGCCGCCAGCAACAAGTCGATGATCAATGCTTCGCACGTTACGATGACGTTCCTGAACGGGCATTGACGCTGACGATTCCGCGCCTCCTGCGAGCGGATCGCCTGTTTTGCATCGTCCCAGGCTCTACGAAGCTGGATGCCATTCGTCGGACCCTCTATGGGCCAATAGCGATCAACTGTCCGGCCAGTATCCTGCGTCAGCAGGCCCATTGCACGCTTTATCTTGATGCGGAGTCCGATCCCGATGCCGAACGGTGA
- a CDS encoding extracellular solute-binding protein: MLAGMLPAPAQTVTVWSGYPEMAPFYEHVAQSLKAKHPNLNVKVEAIALREHEKRIALGLTSGVAGATVIELQGSTVRRYLENDLLPKAPDAVANFVKDKANFDEFFTSSASYEGAVYGLPLFRGQAALFYNTDMFKAAGLTTPPKTMEEYTQYAEKLTKRGSDGNPTVSGWSLRLTGGGQGIAEKFWINLFQYGGSVLEPAAGGKWRANYANEAGRATLKQYLQNVYVLKSVTPEMPADAEAFERGQTAMFIRESWVIGDISSKAPNLTYATAPLPRGSIALPTNLYVKAEGADAKAAWDFVMATNEPQNLTWLLKNVGWLPNRSGVDYSSVTNATPAFSAFVNYPKDYKFFTLPSIGPIEEVLTRLAAQLTNAFRNASLAKDDAAIDAFLKSAADETNQILRREGLLGQ, from the coding sequence ATGCTTGCGGGAATGCTGCCTGCCCCAGCTCAGACCGTTACGGTCTGGAGTGGTTATCCGGAAATGGCGCCATTCTACGAGCATGTGGCTCAGAGTTTGAAAGCGAAGCATCCGAATCTCAACGTGAAGGTGGAGGCGATTGCCCTTCGCGAGCATGAGAAACGCATTGCTCTCGGCCTTACCTCCGGCGTTGCCGGTGCAACGGTGATCGAGCTCCAAGGCTCCACCGTCCGCCGCTATCTCGAGAATGACCTCCTGCCGAAGGCTCCTGATGCGGTGGCCAATTTCGTCAAGGACAAGGCCAATTTCGACGAGTTCTTCACATCGAGCGCGAGCTATGAGGGTGCTGTTTATGGCCTGCCCCTGTTCCGCGGACAGGCTGCGCTGTTCTACAACACCGATATGTTCAAGGCGGCCGGACTAACGACGCCACCCAAGACAATGGAGGAGTACACGCAGTACGCCGAGAAGCTGACAAAGCGGGGGAGCGATGGCAATCCGACTGTTTCCGGCTGGAGCCTCCGCCTCACCGGTGGCGGGCAGGGCATCGCTGAGAAGTTCTGGATCAATCTATTCCAATATGGCGGCTCAGTGCTCGAACCTGCGGCTGGCGGCAAGTGGCGCGCCAACTACGCCAACGAGGCAGGCCGCGCGACGCTCAAGCAGTACCTGCAGAACGTGTATGTTCTCAAAAGCGTCACACCCGAGATGCCGGCGGACGCAGAGGCTTTTGAGCGCGGGCAGACCGCCATGTTCATCCGCGAATCCTGGGTGATCGGCGATATTTCCTCCAAGGCGCCTAACCTCACCTACGCTACCGCCCCGCTGCCGCGAGGCTCCATCGCCCTGCCGACCAATCTCTATGTGAAGGCCGAGGGCGCCGACGCCAAGGCGGCCTGGGACTTCGTCATGGCCACCAATGAGCCTCAGAACCTGACGTGGCTGCTCAAGAATGTCGGCTGGCTGCCGAATCGCTCCGGGGTGGACTATTCCAGCGTGACTAACGCAACGCCGGCGTTCAGCGCGTTCGTGAACTATCCAAAGGACTACAAATTCTTCACTTTGCCCTCGATTGGACCGATCGAGGAGGTTCTGACGCGGCTGGCCGCCCAGCTCACCAATGCTTTTCGCAATGCGTCTCTGGCGAAGGATGATGCGGCCATCGATGCCTTCCTCAAATCGGCGGCGGACGAGACCAACCAGATCCTCCGCCGAGAAGGTCTTCTCGGACAGTAG
- a CDS encoding sugar isomerase domain-containing protein produces the protein MPNGDVIDADTLCAAYLASAKDLMQRILTEERAATDKAAARLADQIAADRLIHIFGPGGHSNLASQEVFFRAGGLMHVSAILDEGTLLSNGALRSMAIERTPGYGKVVIANQRLGQGDLLILVNAYGINAALIDSAIEARARGVFLIGISSREHASSTSPEHPARHPTRQNLHDLVDIAVDTKVPIGDAVVQVPGMSQDIAAISTFANAFALNCLVIRTVSKLIERGIEPPVWRSGNAPGGDEANARFIANFHNRVRAL, from the coding sequence ATGCCGAACGGTGATGTCATTGACGCCGATACCCTCTGCGCCGCCTATCTCGCTTCTGCAAAAGACTTGATGCAGCGCATCCTGACGGAAGAACGCGCCGCGACCGACAAGGCCGCTGCTCGTCTTGCCGATCAAATTGCGGCTGATCGGCTGATTCATATCTTCGGTCCAGGCGGGCATTCCAACTTGGCTTCGCAGGAGGTATTCTTCCGTGCGGGAGGCCTGATGCATGTCAGCGCCATTCTTGACGAAGGAACCCTGCTCTCCAACGGGGCTCTACGTTCCATGGCAATTGAGCGCACGCCCGGTTATGGCAAGGTCGTGATCGCTAACCAGCGTCTCGGCCAAGGTGACCTTCTCATCCTCGTGAACGCCTATGGTATCAACGCGGCTCTGATCGACTCCGCCATTGAAGCGAGGGCTCGCGGCGTCTTTCTCATTGGCATCAGTTCGCGCGAGCACGCGAGCAGTACCTCACCGGAACATCCTGCCCGTCATCCCACGCGTCAAAACCTGCATGACTTGGTTGACATCGCCGTGGACACCAAAGTCCCGATTGGTGACGCGGTCGTTCAGGTTCCCGGCATGAGCCAGGACATTGCTGCGATTTCAACTTTTGCCAATGCTTTCGCACTCAACTGCTTGGTAATTCGCACCGTATCAAAGCTCATTGAACGCGGTATTGAACCACCAGTGTGGCGGAGCGGCAATGCTCCAGGTGGCGACGAAGCCAATGCGCGCTTCATTGCGAATTTCCACAATCGGGTCAGAGCTCTGTGA
- a CDS encoding N-acetylglucosamine-6-phosphate deacetylase — protein sequence MNPSGDILGRNPATGGTIAITVEDGVIAAIRTTDEISNDYVAPGLIDLQVNGFAGLDLNDGKLTPERVKTLADHMLSVGVTTFLPTLITAPEADIVRALTVIAEARRRFPVVARMVPFVHVEGPSISPLEGPRGAHPAAYVRSPSIAELERWQEAGSGLVGLVTLAPELPGAIDYISALVRRGVHVALGHTAASPEEIHEAAAAGASLSTHLGNGAAATLPRHPNFLWSQLADDRLTATFIADGHHLPADTFKAMVRAKGFERAILVSDAVALAGMPPGLYEQRVGGSVEVTTDGRVGIAGTPYLAGAGLPLCANVAIAIQAAGLTLSEGLRLATENPGRIIGGRGRLAVGAPADLMQFSWHEGQRRLKVSAVWLRGEKVFFL from the coding sequence GTGAACCCGTCAGGCGACATTCTCGGACGCAACCCTGCGACCGGTGGGACCATCGCCATTACGGTTGAGGACGGTGTCATCGCCGCGATCCGGACTACGGATGAAATAAGTAACGATTATGTCGCCCCTGGCCTGATCGACCTGCAGGTGAACGGTTTCGCAGGCCTTGATCTTAATGACGGAAAGCTAACGCCTGAGCGAGTGAAGACCCTGGCGGACCATATGCTCTCTGTGGGGGTCACGACCTTTCTGCCGACCCTTATCACCGCGCCAGAGGCTGACATTGTCCGCGCGCTGACAGTCATCGCGGAAGCCCGCCGCCGCTTTCCAGTTGTGGCCAGGATGGTTCCGTTCGTTCACGTGGAAGGCCCCTCGATTTCACCGCTTGAGGGGCCACGCGGCGCTCATCCTGCCGCGTATGTGAGATCGCCCTCCATTGCCGAGTTGGAGCGCTGGCAGGAGGCCGGCTCAGGCCTCGTGGGTCTTGTCACCTTGGCCCCTGAGCTACCCGGAGCAATCGATTACATCTCGGCTCTCGTGCGCCGCGGCGTCCATGTTGCGCTCGGCCATACGGCCGCCTCGCCAGAGGAGATCCACGAAGCCGCCGCGGCGGGGGCAAGCCTGTCCACACATCTGGGCAACGGTGCCGCAGCAACTCTGCCCCGGCATCCTAATTTCTTATGGAGCCAGCTTGCGGATGACCGACTGACTGCAACCTTTATTGCTGACGGCCATCATCTCCCGGCCGACACGTTCAAGGCAATGGTTCGGGCCAAGGGTTTTGAGAGGGCTATCCTGGTTTCAGACGCGGTTGCGCTCGCTGGCATGCCGCCTGGTCTTTACGAGCAGCGTGTTGGCGGCAGTGTCGAGGTCACAACCGACGGACGTGTCGGCATCGCCGGCACACCATATCTCGCTGGCGCAGGACTACCGCTCTGCGCCAATGTCGCCATAGCCATCCAAGCGGCCGGACTGACTCTCAGCGAAGGTCTCAGGCTTGCAACGGAGAATCCCGGCCGCATCATTGGCGGCAGAGGCCGTCTCGCCGTTGGCGCCCCGGCCGATCTGATGCAGTTCTCTTGGCACGAGGGGCAGCGCCGGCTAAAGGTCTCCGCCGTATGGCTGCGAGGCGAGAAGGTATTCTTCCTATGA
- a CDS encoding Gfo/Idh/MocA family protein yields the protein MKKIGLAIIGLGPASQPHSKSLLDLSDRIDVHWAVSRSPERVQAYQQQFPFRTTTDLDAAIQDPAVDAVLVLTPPSSHLEVSERCFAAGKHVLVEKPLELTLDRAERLVAAAQAAGVTFGVVLQQRFRPGSLRRWMRQQPICIRQLPPS from the coding sequence ATGAAGAAGATCGGTTTAGCCATCATCGGCCTCGGGCCCGCATCGCAACCACACTCGAAAAGCCTCCTCGACCTCTCGGACCGGATCGACGTTCACTGGGCGGTCAGCCGCTCACCCGAGCGCGTTCAGGCCTATCAGCAACAGTTTCCCTTTCGTACGACGACCGATCTCGACGCGGCCATCCAGGATCCGGCCGTCGATGCGGTCCTGGTCCTCACGCCCCCGAGCAGCCACCTCGAGGTGTCGGAACGCTGCTTTGCGGCAGGAAAGCATGTTCTGGTGGAAAAGCCTCTGGAACTGACCCTCGACCGAGCCGAGCGGCTCGTTGCTGCGGCGCAGGCAGCGGGCGTCACTTTCGGGGTCGTCCTCCAGCAGCGGTTCAGACCCGGCAGCCTCAGACGCTGGATGCGGCAACAACCGATCTGTATTCGGCAGCTGCCGCCGTCGTGA
- a CDS encoding carbohydrate ABC transporter permease, with protein MIDVVLTAVCLLMILPLVFLVSNAFKTPQEMLAWPPTVIPNDPTVANFKAVLGDTPLLRWIGNSIMFSVLSTVCILATSAITGYILGKFRYRVLNIFFAIILATAIVPFEVYMIPLYFQAKALGILNTTWGLLLGYLVMSFGIFLIRQNVIHSIPDELLEAARIDGAGELWIFWRIVLPLLRGALGALGVLAFFQAWTAFAWPLIVATTRDSYTIEVGLALFQTGFTVDLGRLSAASALVLIPSITLFVLLRRNFVQGVASTGLKE; from the coding sequence ATGATCGACGTCGTGCTGACGGCCGTCTGCCTGCTGATGATCTTACCGCTCGTCTTCCTCGTTTCCAATGCGTTCAAGACACCACAAGAGATGTTGGCTTGGCCGCCTACGGTCATCCCGAACGATCCCACAGTCGCGAACTTCAAGGCGGTTTTGGGCGACACTCCACTGCTGCGATGGATCGGGAACAGCATCATGTTCTCGGTCCTGTCCACCGTTTGCATTCTCGCGACGTCGGCGATTACCGGCTATATTCTGGGAAAGTTCCGCTACCGCGTGCTCAATATCTTCTTCGCCATCATCCTCGCCACGGCGATTGTGCCGTTCGAGGTTTACATGATCCCGCTCTATTTCCAGGCGAAGGCGCTCGGCATCCTCAACACTACTTGGGGATTGCTGCTGGGCTATCTGGTCATGAGCTTTGGTATCTTCCTGATACGACAGAATGTGATTCACTCGATCCCAGACGAATTGCTGGAAGCCGCGAGAATCGATGGTGCCGGGGAGTTATGGATCTTCTGGCGCATCGTTCTTCCGCTCCTGCGCGGCGCTCTCGGAGCCCTCGGAGTGCTGGCCTTTTTCCAAGCCTGGACAGCCTTCGCGTGGCCTCTGATCGTAGCGACGACTCGGGACAGCTACACAATTGAGGTGGGGCTGGCTCTATTTCAGACCGGATTCACGGTTGATCTTGGTCGGCTGAGCGCAGCCTCCGCGCTGGTCCTTATCCCAAGTATTACACTATTCGTCCTGCTGCGTCGGAACTTCGTGCAGGGAGTGGCGAGCACGGGGCTGAAGGAATGA
- a CDS encoding neutral/alkaline non-lysosomal ceramidase N-terminal domain-containing protein yields the protein MISAGTALVDITPPAGLALSGFAARTEPALGAHDPLTVRAVVVENTALVVADVIGLHGDMVRRIRERCVLPADNVVVAALHTHGAPNSMIGRLSNQADTAYLEQLEAACVQAIDKAVSSARPARLTAGWGADPGVARNRRHAGGTIDSALPVLHIRDAASNPIAVIVAYACHPVVLGADNRLWTADYPHYVRQRLESAYPRAMALFLTGCAGDANTGHSAHASISLATNANRSFESAQVYGERIAAAACQADGAPLGEHVSAATRTLHVNLERREAEPPKVMAERWYHERRTADAARAALLTHWIFWATEIAGRPLRPVEMRVSVLNWGGMPIVALPGEIFAETALQIRQAMPIDPGFVVGFADDNPGYIPPASEYAFGGYEVDEAHRFYGQPATFAPGSAESLAEAAITLLSGRSEQGNRPAEPQGAA from the coding sequence ATGATCAGCGCCGGGACAGCTCTGGTGGACATCACGCCTCCGGCAGGGCTTGCCCTCTCTGGGTTCGCGGCCCGCACTGAGCCTGCTCTCGGCGCGCACGATCCTCTGACAGTGCGCGCCGTCGTGGTGGAGAATACCGCCCTCGTGGTCGCCGACGTGATCGGCCTTCATGGCGACATGGTACGGCGCATCCGCGAGCGATGCGTGCTGCCCGCCGACAATGTGGTCGTCGCAGCGCTGCACACCCACGGTGCCCCCAACTCCATGATAGGCCGTCTGAGCAACCAGGCCGACACTGCATATCTTGAGCAGTTGGAAGCTGCATGTGTACAGGCCATCGACAAGGCAGTCTCTTCCGCGCGACCCGCGCGTCTGACGGCCGGATGGGGCGCAGATCCCGGTGTCGCCCGAAACCGCCGCCATGCCGGCGGCACAATCGATTCTGCCCTGCCGGTTCTGCACATCCGGGATGCGGCCAGTAATCCGATTGCGGTGATCGTAGCCTATGCCTGTCACCCGGTAGTGCTCGGTGCCGACAATCGGCTTTGGACGGCTGACTACCCGCATTACGTGCGCCAGCGCCTTGAATCTGCCTATCCCAGAGCAATGGCCCTTTTTCTCACTGGGTGCGCGGGCGACGCCAACACCGGTCACTCCGCGCATGCCTCGATCAGCCTCGCGACCAACGCGAATCGCAGCTTTGAGTCGGCACAGGTCTATGGCGAGCGGATTGCCGCCGCAGCATGTCAAGCCGACGGAGCTCCACTGGGAGAGCATGTCTCGGCGGCAACCCGAACCTTGCACGTGAATCTTGAGCGGCGCGAAGCAGAGCCTCCGAAGGTCATGGCGGAACGCTGGTACCATGAACGGAGAACGGCAGATGCGGCTCGTGCCGCATTACTCACTCACTGGATTTTCTGGGCAACGGAAATCGCAGGCCGCCCTCTGAGGCCTGTCGAGATGCGCGTCTCGGTATTGAATTGGGGTGGTATGCCGATTGTCGCTCTTCCCGGAGAGATTTTCGCGGAAACGGCGCTTCAAATCCGCCAGGCGATGCCGATCGATCCGGGTTTCGTTGTCGGCTTTGCTGACGACAATCCCGGCTACATCCCCCCAGCATCCGAATATGCATTCGGCGGATATGAGGTCGATGAGGCGCACCGCTTCTATGGCCAGCCAGCCACATTCGCACCCGGATCGGCGGAGTCCTTGGCGGAGGCCGCCATTACTCTTCTTTCCGGCAGGTCGGAGCAAGGTAACCGTCCTGCCGAGCCCCAGGGCGCGGCTTGA
- a CDS encoding carbohydrate ABC transporter permease — translation MVQRKRWMFPLFAILPTLVIFAYVRIYPIGDTLRLSLHKWDILSKNKPFIGLANFEELTDDPLFREALLNTTVIAFGVLIITIPLALVLAALIYHRTHSRFAGFYEAAIFIPHVVSLVPAAMAWKWIFDARLGPLNALLTNAGFAPKSWLFDPVLSVICVIVLCSWQALGYAVIIYLVGFKSLPNSLYEAAELDGASAPQRFWYLSIPLLKPITLYVSVVTLVSGFNVYAQAFVLASDAQGAPGRQVRVLVLDMLENSFRNYRVGYAASEAVVLLAIVLVLTLIQFRLLREKGRS, via the coding sequence CTGGTGCAGCGCAAGAGATGGATGTTCCCGCTTTTCGCAATTTTGCCGACATTGGTGATCTTCGCCTATGTCCGGATTTATCCCATTGGCGATACCCTGCGTTTGAGCCTACACAAGTGGGATATTCTGTCGAAGAACAAGCCGTTCATCGGCTTGGCGAACTTCGAGGAGCTCACCGACGATCCGCTGTTCAGGGAGGCGCTGCTAAATACAACCGTCATTGCATTCGGCGTTCTGATCATCACCATCCCGCTGGCACTGGTCCTGGCCGCTCTCATCTATCACCGCACGCACTCTCGCTTTGCCGGCTTCTATGAGGCAGCGATCTTCATTCCGCATGTCGTATCGCTCGTGCCTGCTGCCATGGCATGGAAGTGGATCTTCGACGCCCGTCTCGGCCCGCTGAACGCGCTGCTTACCAATGCGGGATTCGCACCGAAGTCCTGGCTCTTCGACCCCGTCCTCTCGGTAATATGCGTCATTGTACTCTGCTCGTGGCAGGCTCTTGGCTATGCCGTCATCATCTATCTTGTCGGTTTCAAGAGCCTGCCGAATTCACTCTACGAAGCGGCCGAGCTCGACGGCGCATCAGCCCCCCAGCGCTTCTGGTATCTGTCGATCCCGCTGCTCAAGCCGATCACGCTGTATGTTTCAGTCGTCACCCTGGTGTCCGGCTTCAACGTCTATGCTCAAGCCTTCGTACTGGCCTCCGATGCACAAGGGGCGCCAGGACGACAAGTGCGCGTTCTCGTGCTCGACATGCTTGAGAACAGCTTTCGAAATTACCGCGTCGGCTATGCCGCCTCCGAGGCAGTAGTGTTGCTGGCGATCGTTCTGGTCCTGACCCTGATCCAATTCAGGCTGCTACGGGAGAAAGGCCGCTCATGA
- a CDS encoding LacI family DNA-binding transcriptional regulator — translation MSGQKEKLTIKHVAEAAGVARSSVSRAFTRPEMLSSETVRRVLDAAEKLGYVPNQTARALSTGRHGNVALIVPDIANPFFPPLIRAAQMEADRSDFCVFLGNSDEDPKQEDKLVGRFAGQVEGLVLVSSRLSDERIRAHAAQRPLVLINRDVEGIPRVLIDSGSGVREAVAHLAEIGHRHIVYVTGPAASWSNKQRRLAVRKSAERLKLKVDIVAAVVPSYDAGRETVEAIMATGATAAIAFDDLTAQGILAGLADRKISVPGQFGVIGCDDVLGAATYPSLTTVSNRSVEAGKAALSLLVELLQSQSARDIRYVLDTHLVVRNTTTGHKE, via the coding sequence GTGAGTGGGCAGAAAGAGAAGCTGACTATCAAGCACGTGGCGGAGGCGGCGGGTGTCGCCCGCTCCAGCGTCTCTCGTGCCTTCACTCGTCCGGAAATGTTGAGCTCTGAGACGGTCAGGCGCGTCCTCGATGCTGCCGAGAAGCTTGGTTATGTACCCAACCAGACGGCCCGCGCGCTTAGTACCGGACGCCATGGGAACGTCGCGCTGATTGTCCCTGATATCGCCAATCCATTCTTCCCGCCTTTGATCCGGGCCGCCCAGATGGAGGCCGATCGGTCGGATTTTTGTGTGTTTCTTGGCAATTCGGATGAGGATCCAAAGCAGGAAGACAAACTCGTGGGTCGTTTCGCAGGCCAGGTCGAGGGGCTCGTCCTCGTCTCGTCGCGCCTGTCAGACGAACGCATCCGAGCCCACGCTGCCCAACGGCCCTTGGTTCTGATCAATCGGGATGTCGAGGGTATTCCGCGTGTTCTGATCGATAGCGGTTCGGGTGTGCGCGAGGCGGTTGCCCATCTGGCGGAAATTGGACACCGGCACATCGTCTATGTCACCGGACCGGCGGCATCATGGTCAAATAAGCAGCGCCGACTTGCCGTGCGTAAGTCAGCTGAGCGCCTGAAATTGAAAGTCGATATAGTAGCCGCGGTCGTACCGAGCTATGACGCAGGGCGTGAGACCGTAGAGGCGATCATGGCTACGGGAGCGACGGCTGCGATCGCATTTGATGATCTGACAGCGCAGGGGATTCTGGCTGGACTGGCGGATCGGAAGATCAGTGTCCCTGGGCAGTTCGGGGTTATCGGGTGTGACGATGTGCTGGGCGCCGCGACATATCCCTCTCTGACAACGGTGTCGAACAGGTCGGTAGAGGCCGGCAAGGCAGCGTTGTCATTGCTCGTCGAGTTGCTGCAAAGCCAGTCAGCTCGTGACATTCGCTATGTGTTGGACACCCACTTAGTCGTCCGCAATACAACCACCGGCCACAAAGAGTGA